From Rhododendron vialii isolate Sample 1 chromosome 10a, ASM3025357v1, the proteins below share one genomic window:
- the LOC131304884 gene encoding uncharacterized protein LOC131304884 isoform X2, whose amino-acid sequence MRTRNSATPKPAAAIKTPPARKSVAKTPPNDSRIESATLKTADTNAVSTSTPTASVDLKPPQQPADAVEVTPETKVGAGAKTTRKVVVRKTPARTKTPTSAKAVPRKTPNSEQTEELKVGESSKKEEVGDAKDLDSSLKEESSLSIVEESVNKEELSAQNPEETKRVEDQNVMKGEEPPQEKEDGIGVEKLSTVDLKAKQPVEQAKTSVDAVKVTLPAKLRTGVKTTKKIVVRKTVAKTKTPTSAKAVPRRTPKPEQTSNFKVGERSKKEEDEDAMDVDSAKKEEFSISNAEEPAKEGEPSVETVEETKKMEAQTVMIVKDPPQEEEEVIDVEQHLVLNVEESTRQEDPVALDVGEVSKSQEPGIPREEEEVKEEIREETRIIEDDVGSEPEAVNMEEDMNELRGEDTQCEDDVHGNERVEEGSDQEVLEEFGEEELVVDDTPEQGEEAEALEEENMELTAAAKERKMRKELEIFVGGLDRGSVEEDVKKAFENIGDVVEVRLHKNTSTDKNKGYAFVKFATKEQASRALSEMKNPLICGKRCRTGPSEDNDSLFLGNICNTWTKEAIKQKLEDYGVRGVQNITLVADARHEGLSRGFAFIEFSCHADAMLAYKRLQKPDVIFGHTERTAKVAFAEPLREPDPDVMAQVKSVFIDGLPLNLDEDRVREQMKAYGEIARIMLARNMSTAKRRDYGFVDFTTHEAAVACVEGINDKYLGDGNSKTKVKARLSNPLPKTQAIKGGICGGFRIGRAGAGSFSKFGRGFGKGAHAFNRPNFQRGRGFYQRDNVPTWRMGFAREHDHDIQYPPFHRREMSGQGEKNRTPARYATPCLQGLIFINHA is encoded by the exons ATGAGGACTCGGAATTCCGCTACCCCGAAACCGGCCGCGGCAATAAAGACGCCTCCGGCGAGGAAATCCGTTGCCAAAACCCCTCCAAACGACTCGCGGATAGAATCGGCTACCCTCAAAACCGCCGACACCAACGCCGTCTCCACCTCCACGCCCACCGCTAGCGTTGATTTGAAGCCGCCCCAACAACCTG CTGATGCTGTGGAGGTGACACCGGAAACGAAAGTAGGTGCAGGAGCTAAAACAACAAGAAAGGTTGTAGTAAGGAAGACACCGGCTAGAACCAAAACTCCTACATCAGCAAAAGCTGTACCTAGGAAGACGCCAAATTCAGAACAAACGGAGGAGTTAAAGGTTGGAGAATCCTCCAAGAAGGAAGAGGTTGGGGATGCTAAGGATCTGGATTCTTCGCTGAAAGAAGAATCTTCTCTTTCAATTGTTGAAGAGTCTGTCAATAAGGAAGAACTATCTGCTCAAAATCCTGAAGAAACCAAAAGGGTGGAGGATCAAAATGTGATGAAGGGTGAAGAGCCCcctcaagaaaaagaagacgGTATTGGCGTGGAAAAGCTTTCGACAGTTGATTTGAAGGCCAAACAACCTG TCGAACAAGCAAAAACATCAGTTGATGCTGTGAAGGTAACACTGCCGGCAAAATTACGTACAGGggttaaaacaacaaaaaagattgTGGTAAGGAAAACAGTGGCTAAAACCAAAACTCCTACGTCAGCAAAAGCTGTACCTAGGAGGACACCTAAGCCGGAGCAAACATCAAATTTTAAGGTTGGTGAACGctccaagaaagaagaggaTGAGGATGCTATGGACGTTGATTCTGCTAAGAAAGAAGAATTTTCTATCTCAAATGCTGAGGAACCTGCAAAAGAGGGAGAACCTTCAGTTGAAACTGTTGAAGAAACCAAAAAGATGGAGGCTCAAACTGTCATGATTGTTAAAGACCCCCCacaggaggaagaagaggttaTTGACGTGGAACAGCATTTGGTTCTGAATGTCGAAGAATCAACAAGGCAGGAAGATCCCGTTGCTTTGGATGTTGGGGAAGTGTCAAAGAGTCAAGAACCTGGCATACCAAGGGAGGAGGAAGAGGTGAAGGAAGAAATAAGGGAGGAGACGAGAATCATTGAGGATGACGTGGGATCAGAACCGGAGGCTGTCAACATGGAAGAAGATATGAATGAGTTGAGAGGAGAAGATACTCAATGCGAGGATGATGTCCATGGTAACGAGAGGGTAGAGGAGGGCAGCGACCAAGAAGTTCTTGAAGAATTTGGGGAGGAAGAACTTGTGGTGGATGACACACCAGAGCAGGGCGAAGAAGCAGAGGCATTGGAAGAGGAAAACATGGAATTAACTGCTGCAGCGAAAGAGCGTAAGATGAGGAAGGAGCTGGAGATATTTGTTGGTGGTTTGGATCGTGGTTCAGTGGAAGAGGATGTGAAAAAGGCTTTTGAGAACATTGGAGATGTAGTTGAAGTTAGGTtgcataaaaatacttcaacGGACAAGAATAAGGGGTATGCATTCGTGAAGTTTGCAACAAAGGAGCAAGCAAGCCGAGCTTTATCAGAAATGAAAAACCCTCTT ATATGTGGGAAGCGTTGTCGGACTGGACCCAGTGAGGATAATGACTCATTGTTCCTGGGCAATATTTGCAATACTTGGACAAAGGAAGCT atcaaacaaaaattggaaGACTATGGCGTTCGAGGTGTTCAGAACATTACTCTTGTGGCAGATGCCCGCCATGAAGGGCTGAGTCGTGGTTTTGCATTTATTGAGTTCTCTTGTCATGCTGATGCCATGCTTGCGTACAAGAGGCTCCAAAAGCCGGATGTCATTTTTGGCCATACAGAAAGAACTGCTAAAGTGGCTTTTGCTGAACCTTTACGTGAGCCAGATCCTGATGTGATGGCCCAAGTTAAGTCGGTATTTATTGATGGCCTACCTCTGAACTTGGATGAAGATCGAGTGAGGGAGCAAATGAAAGCTTATGGGGAGATTGCACGAATTATGTTGGCCCGGAATATGTCTACCGCCAAGAGGAGAGATTATGGATTTGTAGATTTTACCACGCATGAGGCTGCTGTTGCTTGTGTTGAGGGAATCAATGACAAATATTTAGGTGATGGGAACTCAAAG ACTAAAGTGAAAGCAAGACTTTCAAACCCTTTGCCAAAAACTCAGGCCATCAAGGGTGGAATCTGTGGAGGGTTTAGAATTGGCCGTGCTGGAGCTGGaagcttttcaaaatttg GAAGGGGTTTTGGGAAGGGTGCCCATGCCTTCAACCGACCTAATTTTCAACGTGGCAGGGGTTTCTATCAACGTGATAATGTTCCAACTTGGAGAATGGGTTTTGCCCGTGAACATGACCATGATATCCAGTATCCTCCTTTCCACCGAAGAGAAATGTCTGGACAAG gggaaaaaaatagaacacCAGCAAGATATGCTACTCCCTGCCTCCAAGGACTGATTTTCATTAATCATGCTTAA
- the LOC131304884 gene encoding uncharacterized protein LOC131304884 isoform X1 yields the protein MRTRNSATPKPAAAIKTPPARKSVAKTPPNDSRIESATLKTADTNAVSTSTPTASVDLKPPQQPADAVEVTPETKVGAGAKTTRKVVVRKTPARTKTPTSAKAVPRKTPNSEQTEELKVGESSKKEEVGDAKDLDSSLKEESSLSIVEESVNKEELSAQNPEETKRVEDQNVMKGEEPPQEKEDGIGVEKLSTVDLKAKQPVEQAKTSVDAVKVTLPAKLRTGVKTTKKIVVRKTVAKTKTPTSAKAVPRRTPKPEQTSNFKVGERSKKEEDEDAMDVDSAKKEEFSISNAEEPAKEGEPSVETVEETKKMEAQTVMIVKDPPQEEEEVIDVEQHLVLNVEESTRQEDPVALDVGEVSKSQEPGIPREEEEVKEEIREETRIIEDDVGSEPEAVNMEEDMNELRGEDTQCEDDVHGNERVEEGSDQEVLEEFGEEELVVDDTPEQGEEAEALEEENMELTAAAKERKMRKELEIFVGGLDRGSVEEDVKKAFENIGDVVEVRLHKNTSTDKNKGYAFVKFATKEQASRALSEMKNPLICGKRCRTGPSEDNDSLFLGNICNTWTKEAIKQKLEDYGVRGVQNITLVADARHEGLSRGFAFIEFSCHADAMLAYKRLQKPDVIFGHTERTAKVAFAEPLREPDPDVMAQVKSVFIDGLPLNLDEDRVREQMKAYGEIARIMLARNMSTAKRRDYGFVDFTTHEAAVACVEGINDKYLGDGNSKTKVKARLSNPLPKTQAIKGGICGGFRIGRAGAGSFSKFGRGFGKGAHAFNRPNFQRGRGFYQRDNVPTWRMGFAREHDHDIQYPPFHRREMSGQGGWRDSFRGAHDASRGGAVPARPNLERGRHNPPDRGHGMPISNRRQPFPNGEGFSRTFGGRHFDDPYFYDGHPHGTKRPFFMADQDPDYMEPSRHRPRLDYSDPAIPFRTPRYRDSFEAGSSLNSHDYYGTDYGEGPYSSFYQNDRPYGGGFYH from the exons ATGAGGACTCGGAATTCCGCTACCCCGAAACCGGCCGCGGCAATAAAGACGCCTCCGGCGAGGAAATCCGTTGCCAAAACCCCTCCAAACGACTCGCGGATAGAATCGGCTACCCTCAAAACCGCCGACACCAACGCCGTCTCCACCTCCACGCCCACCGCTAGCGTTGATTTGAAGCCGCCCCAACAACCTG CTGATGCTGTGGAGGTGACACCGGAAACGAAAGTAGGTGCAGGAGCTAAAACAACAAGAAAGGTTGTAGTAAGGAAGACACCGGCTAGAACCAAAACTCCTACATCAGCAAAAGCTGTACCTAGGAAGACGCCAAATTCAGAACAAACGGAGGAGTTAAAGGTTGGAGAATCCTCCAAGAAGGAAGAGGTTGGGGATGCTAAGGATCTGGATTCTTCGCTGAAAGAAGAATCTTCTCTTTCAATTGTTGAAGAGTCTGTCAATAAGGAAGAACTATCTGCTCAAAATCCTGAAGAAACCAAAAGGGTGGAGGATCAAAATGTGATGAAGGGTGAAGAGCCCcctcaagaaaaagaagacgGTATTGGCGTGGAAAAGCTTTCGACAGTTGATTTGAAGGCCAAACAACCTG TCGAACAAGCAAAAACATCAGTTGATGCTGTGAAGGTAACACTGCCGGCAAAATTACGTACAGGggttaaaacaacaaaaaagattgTGGTAAGGAAAACAGTGGCTAAAACCAAAACTCCTACGTCAGCAAAAGCTGTACCTAGGAGGACACCTAAGCCGGAGCAAACATCAAATTTTAAGGTTGGTGAACGctccaagaaagaagaggaTGAGGATGCTATGGACGTTGATTCTGCTAAGAAAGAAGAATTTTCTATCTCAAATGCTGAGGAACCTGCAAAAGAGGGAGAACCTTCAGTTGAAACTGTTGAAGAAACCAAAAAGATGGAGGCTCAAACTGTCATGATTGTTAAAGACCCCCCacaggaggaagaagaggttaTTGACGTGGAACAGCATTTGGTTCTGAATGTCGAAGAATCAACAAGGCAGGAAGATCCCGTTGCTTTGGATGTTGGGGAAGTGTCAAAGAGTCAAGAACCTGGCATACCAAGGGAGGAGGAAGAGGTGAAGGAAGAAATAAGGGAGGAGACGAGAATCATTGAGGATGACGTGGGATCAGAACCGGAGGCTGTCAACATGGAAGAAGATATGAATGAGTTGAGAGGAGAAGATACTCAATGCGAGGATGATGTCCATGGTAACGAGAGGGTAGAGGAGGGCAGCGACCAAGAAGTTCTTGAAGAATTTGGGGAGGAAGAACTTGTGGTGGATGACACACCAGAGCAGGGCGAAGAAGCAGAGGCATTGGAAGAGGAAAACATGGAATTAACTGCTGCAGCGAAAGAGCGTAAGATGAGGAAGGAGCTGGAGATATTTGTTGGTGGTTTGGATCGTGGTTCAGTGGAAGAGGATGTGAAAAAGGCTTTTGAGAACATTGGAGATGTAGTTGAAGTTAGGTtgcataaaaatacttcaacGGACAAGAATAAGGGGTATGCATTCGTGAAGTTTGCAACAAAGGAGCAAGCAAGCCGAGCTTTATCAGAAATGAAAAACCCTCTT ATATGTGGGAAGCGTTGTCGGACTGGACCCAGTGAGGATAATGACTCATTGTTCCTGGGCAATATTTGCAATACTTGGACAAAGGAAGCT atcaaacaaaaattggaaGACTATGGCGTTCGAGGTGTTCAGAACATTACTCTTGTGGCAGATGCCCGCCATGAAGGGCTGAGTCGTGGTTTTGCATTTATTGAGTTCTCTTGTCATGCTGATGCCATGCTTGCGTACAAGAGGCTCCAAAAGCCGGATGTCATTTTTGGCCATACAGAAAGAACTGCTAAAGTGGCTTTTGCTGAACCTTTACGTGAGCCAGATCCTGATGTGATGGCCCAAGTTAAGTCGGTATTTATTGATGGCCTACCTCTGAACTTGGATGAAGATCGAGTGAGGGAGCAAATGAAAGCTTATGGGGAGATTGCACGAATTATGTTGGCCCGGAATATGTCTACCGCCAAGAGGAGAGATTATGGATTTGTAGATTTTACCACGCATGAGGCTGCTGTTGCTTGTGTTGAGGGAATCAATGACAAATATTTAGGTGATGGGAACTCAAAG ACTAAAGTGAAAGCAAGACTTTCAAACCCTTTGCCAAAAACTCAGGCCATCAAGGGTGGAATCTGTGGAGGGTTTAGAATTGGCCGTGCTGGAGCTGGaagcttttcaaaatttg GAAGGGGTTTTGGGAAGGGTGCCCATGCCTTCAACCGACCTAATTTTCAACGTGGCAGGGGTTTCTATCAACGTGATAATGTTCCAACTTGGAGAATGGGTTTTGCCCGTGAACATGACCATGATATCCAGTATCCTCCTTTCCACCGAAGAGAAATGTCTGGACAAG GTGGATGGAGGGATTCATTTCGGGGTGCTCATGATGCATCTCGCGGAGGTGCTGTTCCAGCTAGACCTAACCTTGAGAGGGGTAGACACAATCCACCTGATAGAGGTCATGGGATGCCCATCTCAAACAGGAGGCAACCGTTTCCCAATGGAGAAGGATTCAGCAGAACATTCGGTGGACGGCATTTTGATGACCCTTACTTCTATGATGGCCATCCACATGGGACGAAACGACCATTCTTTATGGCA GACCAGGATCCTGATTACATGGAGCCTAGCAGACATCGTCCTCGATTGGATTACTCTGATCCAGCGATTCCATTCCGTACGCCTCGCTATCGAG attcttttgaagCCGGCAGCAGCCTCAACTCCCATGATTATTATGGCACTGAT TACGGTGAAGGTCCATATTCATCTTTTTATCAGAATGATCGCCCATATGGAGGTGGCTTTTACCACTAG
- the LOC131304884 gene encoding uncharacterized protein LOC131304884 isoform X3: MRTRNSATPKPAAAIKTPPARKSVAKTPPNDSRIESATLKTADTNAVSTSTPTASVDLKPPQQPADAVEVTPETKVGAGAKTTRKVVVRKTPARTKTPTSAKAVPRKTPNSEQTEELKVGESSKKEEVGDAKDLDSSLKEESSLSIVEESVNKEELSAQNPEETKRVEDQNVMKGEEPPQEKEDGIGVEKLSTVDLKAKQPVEQAKTSVDAVKVTLPAKLRTGVKTTKKIVVRKTVAKTKTPTSAKAVPRRTPKPEQTSNFKVGERSKKEEDEDAMDVDSAKKEEFSISNAEEPAKEGEPSVETVEETKKMEAQTVMIVKDPPQEEEEVIDVEQHLVLNVEESTRQEDPVALDVGEVSKSQEPGIPREEEEVKEEIREETRIIEDDVGSEPEAVNMEEDMNELRGEDTQCEDDVHGNERVEEGSDQEVLEEFGEEELVVDDTPEQGEEAEALEEENMELTAAAKERKMRKELEIFVGGLDRGSVEEDVKKAFENIGDVVEVRLHKNTSTDKNKGYAFVKFATKEQASRALSEMKNPLICGKRCRTGPSEDNDSLFLGNICNTWTKEAIKQKLEDYGVRGVQNITLVADARHEGLSRGFAFIEFSCHADAMLAYKRLQKPDVIFGHTERTAKVAFAEPLREPDPDVMAQVKSVFIDGLPLNLDEDRVREQMKAYGEIARIMLARNMSTAKRRDYGFVDFTTHEAAVACVEGINDKYLGDGNSKTKVKARLSNPLPKTQAIKGGICGGFRIGRAGAGSFSKFGRGFGKGAHAFNRPNFQRGRGFYQRDNVPTWRMGFAREHDHDIQYPPFHRREMSGQEWLQWLHWIMLFIGN; the protein is encoded by the exons ATGAGGACTCGGAATTCCGCTACCCCGAAACCGGCCGCGGCAATAAAGACGCCTCCGGCGAGGAAATCCGTTGCCAAAACCCCTCCAAACGACTCGCGGATAGAATCGGCTACCCTCAAAACCGCCGACACCAACGCCGTCTCCACCTCCACGCCCACCGCTAGCGTTGATTTGAAGCCGCCCCAACAACCTG CTGATGCTGTGGAGGTGACACCGGAAACGAAAGTAGGTGCAGGAGCTAAAACAACAAGAAAGGTTGTAGTAAGGAAGACACCGGCTAGAACCAAAACTCCTACATCAGCAAAAGCTGTACCTAGGAAGACGCCAAATTCAGAACAAACGGAGGAGTTAAAGGTTGGAGAATCCTCCAAGAAGGAAGAGGTTGGGGATGCTAAGGATCTGGATTCTTCGCTGAAAGAAGAATCTTCTCTTTCAATTGTTGAAGAGTCTGTCAATAAGGAAGAACTATCTGCTCAAAATCCTGAAGAAACCAAAAGGGTGGAGGATCAAAATGTGATGAAGGGTGAAGAGCCCcctcaagaaaaagaagacgGTATTGGCGTGGAAAAGCTTTCGACAGTTGATTTGAAGGCCAAACAACCTG TCGAACAAGCAAAAACATCAGTTGATGCTGTGAAGGTAACACTGCCGGCAAAATTACGTACAGGggttaaaacaacaaaaaagattgTGGTAAGGAAAACAGTGGCTAAAACCAAAACTCCTACGTCAGCAAAAGCTGTACCTAGGAGGACACCTAAGCCGGAGCAAACATCAAATTTTAAGGTTGGTGAACGctccaagaaagaagaggaTGAGGATGCTATGGACGTTGATTCTGCTAAGAAAGAAGAATTTTCTATCTCAAATGCTGAGGAACCTGCAAAAGAGGGAGAACCTTCAGTTGAAACTGTTGAAGAAACCAAAAAGATGGAGGCTCAAACTGTCATGATTGTTAAAGACCCCCCacaggaggaagaagaggttaTTGACGTGGAACAGCATTTGGTTCTGAATGTCGAAGAATCAACAAGGCAGGAAGATCCCGTTGCTTTGGATGTTGGGGAAGTGTCAAAGAGTCAAGAACCTGGCATACCAAGGGAGGAGGAAGAGGTGAAGGAAGAAATAAGGGAGGAGACGAGAATCATTGAGGATGACGTGGGATCAGAACCGGAGGCTGTCAACATGGAAGAAGATATGAATGAGTTGAGAGGAGAAGATACTCAATGCGAGGATGATGTCCATGGTAACGAGAGGGTAGAGGAGGGCAGCGACCAAGAAGTTCTTGAAGAATTTGGGGAGGAAGAACTTGTGGTGGATGACACACCAGAGCAGGGCGAAGAAGCAGAGGCATTGGAAGAGGAAAACATGGAATTAACTGCTGCAGCGAAAGAGCGTAAGATGAGGAAGGAGCTGGAGATATTTGTTGGTGGTTTGGATCGTGGTTCAGTGGAAGAGGATGTGAAAAAGGCTTTTGAGAACATTGGAGATGTAGTTGAAGTTAGGTtgcataaaaatacttcaacGGACAAGAATAAGGGGTATGCATTCGTGAAGTTTGCAACAAAGGAGCAAGCAAGCCGAGCTTTATCAGAAATGAAAAACCCTCTT ATATGTGGGAAGCGTTGTCGGACTGGACCCAGTGAGGATAATGACTCATTGTTCCTGGGCAATATTTGCAATACTTGGACAAAGGAAGCT atcaaacaaaaattggaaGACTATGGCGTTCGAGGTGTTCAGAACATTACTCTTGTGGCAGATGCCCGCCATGAAGGGCTGAGTCGTGGTTTTGCATTTATTGAGTTCTCTTGTCATGCTGATGCCATGCTTGCGTACAAGAGGCTCCAAAAGCCGGATGTCATTTTTGGCCATACAGAAAGAACTGCTAAAGTGGCTTTTGCTGAACCTTTACGTGAGCCAGATCCTGATGTGATGGCCCAAGTTAAGTCGGTATTTATTGATGGCCTACCTCTGAACTTGGATGAAGATCGAGTGAGGGAGCAAATGAAAGCTTATGGGGAGATTGCACGAATTATGTTGGCCCGGAATATGTCTACCGCCAAGAGGAGAGATTATGGATTTGTAGATTTTACCACGCATGAGGCTGCTGTTGCTTGTGTTGAGGGAATCAATGACAAATATTTAGGTGATGGGAACTCAAAG ACTAAAGTGAAAGCAAGACTTTCAAACCCTTTGCCAAAAACTCAGGCCATCAAGGGTGGAATCTGTGGAGGGTTTAGAATTGGCCGTGCTGGAGCTGGaagcttttcaaaatttg GAAGGGGTTTTGGGAAGGGTGCCCATGCCTTCAACCGACCTAATTTTCAACGTGGCAGGGGTTTCTATCAACGTGATAATGTTCCAACTTGGAGAATGGGTTTTGCCCGTGAACATGACCATGATATCCAGTATCCTCCTTTCCACCGAAGAGAAATGTCTGGACAAG AATGGCTCCAGTGGCTACATTGGATCATGTTGTTCATTGGGAATTGA
- the LOC131304413 gene encoding uncharacterized protein LOC131304413 — protein sequence MELSKGKGKAICVAKGKKSMLDGDLEKTVRFLQEKNVGVMIRDERELNQIGMHGVCLLITSGCLLVHILWNTINLILFFRKRQFVAVKKMLPLKWHLMIMLDQRPNAYDVNERERENAFNRGGPHHQLCCFLKYQI from the exons ATGGAACTTTCTAAAGGGAAAGGGAAGGCCATCTGTGTAgccaagggaaaaaaatctaTGCTGGATggtgatttggagaaaact GTTAGGTTTCTTCAAGAAAAGAATGTTGGCGTAATGATACGTGATGAGCGAGAATTGAATCAGATTGGCATGCATGGAGTATGCCTATTAATTACATCTGGATGTTTGTTAGTACATATATTATGGAATACTATTaatcttattcttttctttagGAAAAGGCAATTTGTGGCGGTAAAGAAAATGCTGCCCCTAAAGTG GCACCTAATGATAATGTTAGATCAAAGGCCCAATGCTTACGACGTGAACGAGAGAGAGCGGGAGAATGCATTCAACCGAGGCGGCCCACATCATCAGTTGTGCTGCTTCCTAAAATaccaaatttga
- the LOC131304121 gene encoding zinc finger CCCH domain-containing protein 68-like produces MKRLKNSKRVSWASGAKLCQVKFFLSKDCPSKVSLQAQDCLRAKTWASCLKNDHSVNHHSRFEGGCSTDPPQEKPSDIAQIKWKCPPKLGLSYNWHVVAGEESEEAETQKHREMRVLEAVYPRMSDIPHSPSLPLDSQEYQLDDSRIPIISITPIEEEEAVDLLSDMAPLQNSSFEAQSPALPQSLLSMNPDAPQSDPQPYVKSSANEKPVPEVLPGFQADVGVAVVAAITAILKSKEQGSIIDTDLLIKVLSDPKMIEILVSEQPAPDNAKTEPVYGSIPSLVAEMINKDGILTDTGSTSISGSNVVTFSVAASSLRHDPVIKKLDNELGAAANIGAPNLTPSVAVPWLNPDPVIEKLVQKYGAPIDNGISVPLSGSKPSSPKPDPLMDKLIQEHIAPAVTAVAASVSGSYPMTSRVAFPSPKSVPVVKKLIHERGVPNDAGSAPFYLGKLQTPPPFSLPNLTQEDVKIKRMSDGYGILDRIGNEPISRSMPLSNMDLMSSASKNLRLLSKTGDTGLQFKGLSPDHARPNLSTLPCVAQASSLAKAFSLDSAPVSVFSAISAAPPVKDINYMKSLIRLHGDIHETQDFSLSQSGKFDVHFHDMKRAPSLIPIELKPKSHVLQKPCIYFNSPKGCRNGSNCLYRHDMPRKLQPGSGLEIPHAKRLKLGGENIGRTQGVLQTSNFH; encoded by the exons ATGAAGCGATTGAAGAACTCGAAAAGGGTTTCGTGGGCTTCGGGTGCTAAGCTCTGTCAG GTAAAGTTCTTTCTATCCAAGGATTGTCCTTCAAAGGTTAGTCTGCAAGCTCAAGATTGTCTGCGAGCAAAGACATGGGCATCATGTTTGAAAAATGATCACTCTGTCAACCATCACTCCAGGTTTGAAGGGGGATGTTCTACGGATCCACCACAAGAAAAACCGTCTGACATAGCTCAGATTAAATGGAAATGCCCCCCTAAA TTGGGATTGAGTTATAATTGGCATGTGGTTGCTGGAGAAGAGAGCGAAGAGGCAGAAACTCAAAAGCATAGGGAAATGAGAGTGCTTGAAGCAGTTTATCCTCGTATGTCTGACATTCCTCACAG TCCCTCCCTTCCGTTGGACTCGCAAGAATACCAACTTGATGATAGCCGCATCCCTATCATCTCGATCACTCCcatcgaagaagaagaggcagtAGATCTTCTGTCTGACATGGCACCACTACAAAATTCTTCCTTTGAAGCACAATCACCAGCCCTTCCCCAAAGTTTGTTATCCATGAACCCTGATGCACCACAAAGTGATCCTCAACCCTATGTAAAGTCATCTGCCAATGAAAAACCTGTACCTGAGGTGCTACCAGGTTTTCAAGCCGATGTAGGTGTTGCTGTTGTAGCTGCAATAACTGCAATCCTGAAGAGCAAAGAACAGGGAAGCATAATTGACACTGACTTGCTCATAAAAGTTCTCAGCGACCCAAAAATGATTGAGATACTGGTTAGTGAGCAACCTGCTCCTGACAATGCCAAAACTGAACCTGTCTATGGGTCAATACCAAGTCTAGTTGCTGAAATGATTAATAAAGATGGGATACTTACAGATACAGGAAGTACATCCATTTCTGGATCAAATGTTGTTACATTCTCAGTTGCCGCATCTTCCCTAAGGCATGATCCAGTAATTAAAAAGTTGGATAATGAACTTGGAGCAGCTGCCAATATAGGAGCTCCAAATCTGACACCATCAGTGGCAGTACCCTGGCTAAATCCTGATCCAGTGATTGAAAAACTGGTTCAGAAGTACGGAGCACCCATTGACAACGGAATTTCTGTACCTCTTTCTGGGTCAAAGCCATCCAGTCCAAAACCTGATCCATTGATGGATAAATTGATTCAGGAACACATAGCACCCGCCGTTACAGCAGTTGCGGCCTCTGTTTCGGGATCATACCCAATGACATCCAGGGTTGCTTTTCCCAGCCCAAAATCTGTTCCAGTGGTTAAGAAATTGATTCACGAGCGGGGAGTGCCCAATGATGCAGGAAGTGCACCATTTTATTTGGGGAAGTTACAGACACCACCGCCTTTTTCTCTTCCCAACTTAACACAAGAGGATGTAAAGATCAAAAGGATGAGCGATGGATATGGAATACTCGATCGCATAGGCAACGAACCCATTTCTAGATCAATGCCATTGTCGAACATGGATTTGATGTCTAGCGCAAGTAAGAATTTACGCCTGTTATCGAAGACAGGGGACACTGGATTACAGTTCAAGGGACTCTCACCAGATCACGCAAGGCCAAACTTGAGTACATTGCCATGTGTGGCGCAAGCCAGTTCCCTGGCGAAGGCATTCTCACTGGATAGTGCTCCAGTATCCGTATTCTCAGCCATTTCTGCTGCCCCTCCAGTAAAGGACATCAATTACATGAAGAGCCTGATCAGACTACATGGAGATATTCATGAAACTCAggatttttctctctcacaaTCCGGAAAATTTGATGTTCACTTTCATGACATGAAACGGGCACCAAGTCTTATACCTATTGAACTGAAACCAAAGTCTCACGTTCTTCAGAAACCGTGCATCTATTTTAATAGCCCAAAGGGATGCCGAAATGGCTCTAATTGCCTTTACCGGCATGATATGCCTAGAAAATTGCAGCCTGGCAGTGGGTTGGAGATCCCACATGCGAAGAGGCTGAAACTCGGCGGGGAGAACATTGGAAGGACACAAGGGGTTCTCCAAACAAGTAACTTTCACTGA
- the LOC131304036 gene encoding protein SMALL AUXIN UP-REGULATED RNA 12 yields the protein MALKKLNKTPSTASLKQIIKRSLSSFGRKYEENYGLPEDVPEGHFAVYVGENRSRYIVPISWLGYPQFQSLLLSAEEEFGFCQDMGLAIPCVEESFLSLTSFIRSL from the coding sequence ATGGCTCTCAAGAAACTCAACAAAACTCCTTCGACAGCATCCCTGAAACAAATCATCAAAAGATCATTGTCAAGCTTTGGGAGGAAGTATGAAGAAAATTATGGACTTCCTGAGGATGTACCTGAGGGTCATTTCGCTGTATATGTGGGAGAAAACAGAAGCAGATATATTGTTCCAATTTCATGGCTGGGTTACCCTCAGTTTCAGAGTCTATTACTAAGTGCCGAGGAGGAGTTTGGGTTCTGTCAAGATATGGGTCTTGCTATTCCTTGTGTGGAAgaatcttttctctctctaacatcCTTCATCAGATCACTGTAA